DNA sequence from the Bradyrhizobium diazoefficiens genome:
AGCGAGCGCGATGCGCAAGGAGACCGGCGGCAAGGTCACGACCATCGCATGCGACGTGCGCGATGGCGCCGCCGTCGACGACATGATGGATGCGATCTGGCGCGAGGCGCCATTCGATATTCTCGTCAACAACGCTGCCGCCACCTTCATCGCGCAAAGCGAGCACCTTTCCTTCCGTGCGGCCGATGCGATCCTGGCGCCGACGCTGCATGGCGCGATGTACTGCACGCTCGCCGCCGGCAAGCGCTGGATCGAGGGCAGGCACAATGGCGTCGTGCTCTCGATTCTCTCGACCTCGACCATCACCGGCCGCGCCTTCACCGTTCCATCCGCGATGGCGAAGTCCGCGGTGCTGGCGATGACCAAGAGCCTCGCGGTCGAGTGGGGCCCGAAGGGCATCCGCACCGTCGCGATTGCACCGGGGCCGTTTCCGACCGCGGGCGCATCGGGGCAGCTTCGCCCCGAGGGCCGCGACGAGGGCTGGACCGCGCGCAATCCGCTGGGACGCACCGGCGAGCACGGCGAGCTGGCGGATCTCGCCAGCTTCCTGGTCTCGGATCGCGCCGGCTACATCAACGGGGAGATGGTGGTGATCGACGGCGGCGCGCATTTGCGCACTTCCGGCGCTGAGGACCTCTTGCAATGGACCGAGGCGCAATGGGCCGAACAGCGCGCCGCGCGGTCCAAAAGCTAGCCCTGCCGCCCTGCTAACTGCCTTCCCAAATTGGGCTTTCCCGG
Encoded proteins:
- a CDS encoding SDR family oxidoreductase; protein product: MFETGLLKNKRILVTGGGSGLGAAMGRRFLALGAQLVICGRKLDRLEATASAMRKETGGKVTTIACDVRDGAAVDDMMDAIWREAPFDILVNNAAATFIAQSEHLSFRAADAILAPTLHGAMYCTLAAGKRWIEGRHNGVVLSILSTSTITGRAFTVPSAMAKSAVLAMTKSLAVEWGPKGIRTVAIAPGPFPTAGASGQLRPEGRDEGWTARNPLGRTGEHGELADLASFLVSDRAGYINGEMVVIDGGAHLRTSGAEDLLQWTEAQWAEQRAARSKS